The following are from one region of the Candidatus Tanganyikabacteria bacterium genome:
- a CDS encoding radical SAM protein translates to MGLVATNRNDYDHPITPIGPLHLAAGLRARGHEVRLFDCMFDHASAEESLLAWVAAARPDAVGISIRNVASVLGQREHDLDRLAGLVKRLRAVMPRQIILGGAGFSLVPRAIMDRLQVDLGIVGEADRSLPSLLERLGDEAAYAGIPGLVHRTPAGGWIENPPDQDVDLDFIPTQSLADLDNRRYRKRGGNIGVYSRKGCAMQCTYCAEPCLNGATMRLRSPRLVVDEIEKVTKEAGYPFVGFADTLFNFPRDHAMELCREIIRRRVKVRFCIEGNPVGQDARSVDLLAEAGCIGVDFSVESGSSRMLRAMRKGFTAEDALRVAALYAERGISYAAGFLIGCPGEDLESVRESVRVAEALERPGVVYFGVGVRVFHQAELARQLGASRPHQGTPDAYGLSSYLSETFDANCARELLACYRRHDVVLISHQFNERTVRFVKRLSFLPRARPAWRAAAWLNHLERLRTLRRCPLYWDDRERAFRSV, encoded by the coding sequence GTGGGTCTGGTAGCCACCAATCGCAACGACTACGACCATCCCATCACTCCCATCGGGCCGCTGCATCTGGCCGCCGGGCTCCGGGCGCGGGGCCACGAGGTCCGCCTGTTCGACTGCATGTTTGACCACGCTTCGGCCGAGGAGTCGCTGCTCGCGTGGGTCGCGGCCGCTCGGCCCGACGCCGTCGGCATCTCGATTCGCAACGTCGCCTCCGTGCTCGGTCAGCGCGAGCACGACCTGGATCGGCTCGCGGGCCTGGTGAAGCGCCTGCGCGCGGTCATGCCCCGGCAGATCATCCTGGGCGGTGCGGGCTTCAGCCTGGTGCCCAGGGCGATCATGGACAGGCTCCAGGTGGATCTGGGCATCGTGGGCGAGGCCGATCGCTCCCTGCCGTCGCTCCTCGAACGCCTGGGCGACGAGGCGGCGTACGCCGGGATTCCGGGTCTGGTCCACCGGACGCCGGCAGGGGGGTGGATCGAGAATCCCCCGGACCAGGACGTCGACCTGGATTTCATCCCGACCCAGAGCCTGGCCGATCTCGACAACCGGCGCTACCGCAAGCGCGGCGGCAACATCGGCGTGTACTCCCGCAAGGGGTGCGCGATGCAGTGCACTTATTGCGCGGAGCCCTGCCTCAACGGCGCGACCATGCGGTTGCGATCGCCGCGCCTCGTGGTCGACGAGATCGAGAAAGTCACGAAGGAGGCGGGCTACCCCTTCGTGGGGTTCGCCGATACCCTGTTCAACTTCCCGCGCGACCACGCCATGGAGCTGTGCCGGGAAATCATCCGGCGCCGGGTGAAAGTCCGGTTCTGCATCGAAGGCAATCCCGTGGGTCAGGATGCCCGGAGCGTCGACCTCCTCGCGGAGGCGGGCTGCATCGGCGTGGACTTCTCGGTGGAGTCGGGCTCCAGCCGGATGCTCCGCGCCATGCGCAAGGGCTTCACCGCCGAGGATGCGCTGCGGGTGGCGGCTCTCTATGCCGAGCGCGGGATCTCCTACGCCGCGGGCTTCCTCATCGGCTGTCCCGGCGAGGATCTCGAAAGCGTCCGCGAGTCCGTGCGCGTGGCCGAAGCCCTCGAGAGACCCGGCGTCGTCTACTTCGGTGTCGGCGTCCGCGTCTTTCACCAGGCGGAGCTGGCGCGGCAACTCGGCGCCAGCCGGCCTCACCAGGGGACTCCCGATGCCTACGGCCTATCGTCGTACCTCAGCGAGACCTTCGACGCGAATTGCGCCCGGGAACTCCTCGCGTGCTACCGGCGCCACGACGTGGTCCTGATCTCGCACCAGTTCAACGAGCGGACCGTGCGGTTCGTCAAGCGGCTCTCTTTTCTGCCCCGAGCGCGCCCGGCCTGGCGCGCCGCCGCCTGGCTCAACCATCTCGAGCGCTTGCGGACCTTGCGGCGCTGCCCGCTGTACTGGGACGATCGAGAGCGCGCCTTCCGGAGCGTGTAG
- the xdh gene encoding selenium-dependent xanthine dehydrogenase: MAFFLNGARTLLTVREDEKLLETLRERCGIVSPKNACMPVGGCGACTVLVGGKPTLSCVLPSRSVDGKEVLTLEGLADRDRAALADGFVRVGGLQCGFCAPGVALRTKALYDRDPHAGAEECRKALQPHICRCTGYKKLIDGMREAGRALRGEAGEACEGAGCGRIGSSLERYQGRDLVLGQREFVDDMRLPGMLHGALVFGAHPRARVLFIDVGPALLIPGVRAAITAADVPGERLRGLVERDWPVFVAEGEITRYVGDVLAAIAADDAHTARLGAQAVRVTYEVLEPVTSPAEALQPGAPRLHPGGNILSTSRVVRGDVEAALAGCAHVVSEVFETQFIEHAFLEPEAAVAVPEDGEMLRVFTQNQGVFDDRRQLARILAIPEERLRVTLVAAGGAFGGKEDLTVQPYAALLALRTRKPVKLALSRQDSIRMHPKRHPMRLEYTVGCDGAGMLQAVKVRLVGEKGAYASVGSKVVERAAGHATGAYAVPNVAVEALAVYTNNPPCGAMRGFGVNQTAFAIEGCLDRLAEKAGLDGWEIRYRNALRDGAVSTPGERMTHAMGLRKTLEAVRDVYRGARFAGIACAIKNVGVGNGKPDIGRVRLVVAAGGETITVFTGHSEMGQGLFTILVQVVCEETGLPPACVRVVTDTARPVDCGMTTSSRATVLAGRAAIAACAELRQALSEAGSLAQLAGREFHGEYVFDRSSPLGSDDPEPIMHLTYGYATQVVLLDDEGRLAKVVAAHDVGRVLNPHLLEGQIEGALHMGLGFALTEELVVERGVPRQKGLHDLGILRARDMPEVEVIFVEEPAPEGPYGARGVGEIGLVPTAAAVAGALHAFDGIRRTKLPMLDSPAARAIRRS; the protein is encoded by the coding sequence ATAGCGTTCTTCCTGAACGGCGCGCGCACGCTGCTCACGGTCCGAGAGGACGAAAAGCTGCTCGAGACGCTGCGCGAGCGCTGCGGCATCGTCTCCCCCAAGAACGCCTGCATGCCTGTTGGCGGCTGCGGGGCCTGCACGGTGCTCGTGGGCGGCAAGCCCACTCTTAGCTGCGTGCTGCCGTCCCGGAGCGTCGACGGAAAGGAGGTGTTGACCCTCGAAGGGCTCGCGGATCGCGACCGCGCGGCCCTGGCGGACGGCTTCGTCCGGGTGGGCGGCTTGCAGTGCGGTTTTTGCGCGCCCGGCGTGGCCCTGCGGACCAAGGCCCTGTACGACCGGGACCCGCACGCCGGGGCCGAGGAGTGCCGGAAGGCCCTGCAGCCTCACATCTGCCGCTGCACGGGCTACAAGAAGCTCATTGACGGCATGCGGGAAGCCGGCAGGGCGCTCCGCGGCGAGGCCGGCGAAGCCTGCGAAGGCGCGGGTTGCGGTCGGATCGGCTCGAGCCTGGAGCGGTACCAGGGCCGCGACCTCGTGCTGGGCCAGCGGGAGTTCGTGGACGACATGCGGCTGCCCGGCATGCTGCACGGCGCCCTGGTGTTCGGCGCCCACCCCCGCGCCCGGGTGCTCTTCATCGACGTGGGCCCCGCGCTGCTCATCCCGGGAGTGCGGGCGGCAATCACGGCCGCGGATGTCCCCGGCGAGAGGCTCCGCGGCCTGGTCGAGCGCGACTGGCCGGTCTTCGTGGCCGAGGGCGAGATCACGCGGTACGTCGGGGACGTGCTGGCGGCGATCGCCGCGGACGACGCCCACACCGCCCGGCTCGGGGCACAGGCCGTGCGCGTGACGTACGAAGTGCTCGAACCGGTGACGAGCCCCGCCGAAGCGCTGCAACCCGGTGCGCCGCGCCTTCATCCCGGGGGGAATATCCTCTCGACTTCCCGCGTCGTGCGAGGCGACGTCGAGGCGGCCCTCGCGGGCTGCGCGCATGTCGTGTCCGAGGTCTTCGAGACGCAGTTCATCGAGCACGCGTTTTTGGAGCCGGAAGCGGCGGTGGCGGTTCCGGAGGACGGCGAAATGCTGCGGGTCTTCACGCAGAACCAGGGCGTCTTCGACGATCGCCGGCAGCTCGCGCGGATCCTGGCCATTCCCGAAGAACGGCTCCGCGTGACGCTGGTGGCCGCGGGCGGGGCGTTCGGCGGCAAGGAGGATCTCACGGTCCAGCCCTACGCGGCGCTGCTGGCGCTGCGGACGCGGAAACCCGTCAAGCTCGCGCTGAGCCGCCAGGACAGCATCCGCATGCACCCCAAGCGGCACCCGATGCGGCTGGAGTATACGGTCGGCTGCGACGGGGCGGGCATGCTGCAGGCCGTGAAGGTCCGCCTGGTGGGCGAGAAGGGGGCCTACGCGTCGGTCGGCTCGAAGGTCGTCGAGCGGGCGGCCGGCCACGCGACGGGCGCGTACGCCGTGCCGAACGTGGCCGTCGAGGCCTTGGCGGTGTACACGAACAACCCGCCATGCGGGGCGATGCGGGGTTTCGGGGTCAACCAGACCGCGTTCGCCATCGAGGGCTGCCTGGATCGGCTGGCCGAGAAGGCGGGCCTCGACGGCTGGGAGATCCGCTACCGCAACGCCTTGCGTGATGGCGCGGTGTCCACGCCGGGCGAGCGCATGACCCACGCCATGGGCCTGCGCAAGACCCTCGAGGCGGTGCGCGACGTGTATCGCGGCGCGCGTTTCGCCGGCATCGCCTGCGCCATCAAGAACGTGGGAGTCGGCAACGGCAAGCCCGACATCGGCCGCGTGCGCCTGGTGGTGGCTGCCGGCGGCGAGACGATCACCGTGTTCACGGGGCACTCCGAGATGGGTCAAGGTCTGTTCACGATCCTGGTGCAGGTGGTGTGCGAGGAGACCGGGTTGCCTCCCGCATGCGTCCGGGTCGTCACCGACACCGCGCGGCCGGTCGATTGCGGCATGACCACGTCGTCGCGGGCCACGGTGCTGGCGGGCCGCGCCGCGATCGCCGCCTGCGCCGAGCTGCGCCAGGCGCTTTCGGAAGCCGGAAGCCTGGCGCAACTCGCCGGTCGCGAGTTCCACGGCGAATACGTCTTCGACCGGAGCAGCCCGCTCGGCAGCGACGATCCCGAGCCGATCATGCACCTGACCTACGGCTACGCCACGCAGGTCGTGCTGCTGGACGACGAAGGCCGCCTCGCCAAGGTGGTGGCCGCGCACGACGTGGGCCGCGTGCTGAACCCGCACCTGCTCGAGGGCCAGATCGAGGGCGCCCTCCACATGGGGCTGGGTTTCGCCCTCACCGAGGAACTGGTCGTCGAGCGCGGCGTGCCGCGGCAGAAGGGCCTGCACGACCTGGGCATCCTGCGCGCGCGGGACATGCCCGAAGTCGAGGTGATCTTCGTCGAGGAGCCGGCTCCCGAGGGGCCCTACGGCGCGCGGGGGGTCGGGGAAATCGGCCTGGTGCCGACCGCCGCGGCCGTGGCCGGGGCCCTGCACGCCTTCGACGGGATTCGCCGCACCAAGCTGCCCATGCTCGACTCGCCGGCGGCCCGGGCGATCAGGCGGAGCTGA
- a CDS encoding radical SAM protein → MTSSRAALKVGLVELYADSVAHRVQIKFPSRSIDLLAAILGQNGFSRVETYNPIYDGTRGRVTRSDVERLASYDAVGFSAISSTQNLSYDLAAKLRKLNPRIKIVFGGYHTTCLPEETLDHADIAVLNEGDRTIVDVMDRIAEHKERPVLADVPGIVFRDEDGAIRHTAHRPLLTVEELEALPVPALPARVRGKMNCGKVVLARGCPFQCSFCTISDHFGRRVRAVSVERSVEIIERSITQFPGLHLFADDNFALNPERAKRILERILEKGLKMPSWSAQVRVDAAFDDDLLKLLRRAGCRKVFVGLESMNDESLKLLNKRSTLEKNDRAIRRFHEAGLMIHGHFMFGTDADSVDTVRTTAEYVRKMGLDTAYFLFMSPGPGSPLAQRYQAENKLITRNWARYDGNSVCVYPDQVRPSELKKAVDQAYLHFYSPLEALRYLFRPRKKLTTLLLRTVGYPVMRYLIRRDRPYVADLERLERWVMDFEAAFGKVKEDPGVPPAAREEFFRAWSDRARALAPDFQEFCRRKIDLAAAGPKDQP, encoded by the coding sequence ATGACGAGCTCCCGCGCCGCCCTGAAAGTCGGCCTCGTCGAGCTTTACGCCGACTCGGTCGCGCACCGCGTCCAGATCAAGTTTCCGTCGCGCTCGATCGATCTCCTCGCGGCCATCCTCGGCCAGAACGGCTTCTCCCGGGTCGAGACCTACAACCCCATCTACGACGGCACGCGCGGCCGGGTCACCCGGAGCGATGTCGAGCGCCTGGCGTCGTACGACGCGGTCGGCTTCTCGGCCATCTCGTCCACGCAGAACCTCTCGTACGATCTGGCGGCAAAGCTCAGGAAGCTCAATCCCCGGATCAAGATAGTCTTCGGCGGTTACCACACGACCTGCCTCCCCGAGGAAACCCTCGACCACGCCGACATCGCCGTCCTCAACGAGGGCGACCGGACCATCGTGGACGTCATGGATCGCATCGCCGAGCACAAGGAACGGCCCGTGCTCGCCGACGTGCCGGGCATCGTCTTCCGGGACGAGGACGGCGCCATCCGCCACACGGCGCACCGGCCGTTGCTGACGGTCGAAGAACTGGAAGCGCTCCCCGTTCCGGCGTTGCCCGCGCGGGTGCGCGGGAAGATGAACTGCGGCAAGGTCGTGCTGGCACGCGGTTGCCCCTTCCAGTGCAGCTTCTGCACCATCAGCGACCACTTCGGGAGACGGGTGCGGGCCGTGAGCGTGGAACGGTCGGTGGAGATCATCGAGCGCTCCATCACCCAGTTCCCGGGGCTCCACCTGTTTGCCGACGACAATTTCGCGCTCAATCCCGAGCGCGCCAAGCGCATCCTCGAGCGCATCCTCGAAAAGGGGCTGAAGATGCCGTCGTGGTCGGCCCAGGTGCGGGTTGACGCCGCGTTCGACGACGACCTCCTGAAACTCCTCCGGCGCGCCGGCTGCCGCAAGGTGTTCGTCGGCCTCGAGAGCATGAACGACGAGAGTCTCAAGCTGCTCAACAAGCGGTCGACCCTGGAAAAGAACGATCGGGCCATCCGTCGCTTTCACGAGGCGGGCCTCATGATCCACGGCCACTTCATGTTCGGCACCGACGCCGACAGCGTGGACACGGTGCGCACCACCGCCGAGTACGTGCGCAAGATGGGCCTCGACACGGCCTACTTCCTGTTCATGAGCCCCGGCCCGGGTTCGCCGCTGGCTCAAAGGTACCAGGCCGAAAACAAGCTCATCACGCGCAACTGGGCGCGCTACGACGGCAATTCCGTGTGCGTATACCCCGACCAGGTGCGCCCCTCGGAGCTCAAGAAGGCCGTGGACCAGGCCTACCTCCACTTCTACTCGCCGCTCGAAGCCCTCCGGTACCTGTTTCGCCCCAGGAAGAAGCTCACGACGCTCCTGCTCCGGACGGTGGGCTATCCGGTCATGCGGTATCTCATCCGTCGCGACCGGCCCTACGTGGCCGACCTCGAAAGGCTCGAGCGCTGGGTCATGGACTTCGAGGCCGCGTTCGGGAAGGTGAAGGAAGACCCCGGCGTCCCTCCGGCGGCGCGGGAGGAGTTCTTCCGGGCCTGGAGCGACCGGGCGCGGGCGCTGGCGCCCGATTTCCAGGAATTCTGCCGGCGGAAGATCGATCTGGCCGCCGCGGGCCCGAAGGACCAGCCCTGA
- a CDS encoding methyltransferase domain-containing protein — MLHSLYCRLSRGNPWLKARAFSLGYETLSRVFFRQRPVHFLNYGFESADSLKPRLLAEDEPDRASIQLYHHLASQGPVAHARVLEIGCGRGGGASYLARYFQPREVIGMDISPSAVRYCRSSHGAEGLSFLVGDAESVPFPAASFDVVLNVESSHCYGSMSRFLAEVRRILRPGGHFLFCDVRPAADVEALCQAMADSRLEIVSRGDITPQVLRALERESDTRKEQIRRVFPRWLHASVFDFSGVAPGTVFESFSAGTRRYLSFMLRAPVGSEAAP, encoded by the coding sequence GCCTTTTCCCTGGGATACGAGACGCTGTCGCGGGTCTTCTTCCGCCAGCGGCCCGTGCACTTCCTGAACTACGGCTTCGAGAGCGCCGACTCCCTGAAGCCCCGGCTCCTCGCGGAAGACGAACCGGACCGCGCTTCCATCCAGCTATATCACCACCTGGCGTCCCAGGGGCCCGTGGCGCATGCCCGGGTCCTGGAGATCGGCTGCGGGCGCGGGGGCGGGGCCTCCTATCTGGCGCGGTACTTCCAGCCTCGCGAGGTGATCGGGATGGACATCTCGCCCTCCGCGGTGCGGTACTGCCGCTCCAGCCACGGGGCGGAAGGCTTGAGCTTCTTGGTAGGAGACGCCGAGAGCGTGCCGTTTCCCGCCGCTTCCTTCGACGTGGTGCTCAACGTCGAGTCGTCGCACTGCTACGGCTCCATGAGCCGCTTTCTCGCCGAGGTGCGCCGCATCCTGCGTCCGGGGGGCCACTTCCTGTTCTGCGACGTGCGCCCCGCCGCCGACGTGGAGGCCCTGTGCCAGGCCATGGCGGACAGCCGGCTGGAAATCGTCTCGAGGGGCGACATCACGCCCCAGGTGCTCCGCGCCCTGGAGCGGGAAAGCGATACGCGCAAGGAGCAGATCAGGCGCGTCTTTCCGCGCTGGCTCCACGCGTCGGTCTTCGACTTCTCCGGGGTCGCCCCGGGCACGGTCTTCGAGAGCTTCTCCGCCGGCACCAGGCGCTACCTGAGCTTCATGCTGCGCGCTCCCGTGGGGAGCGAGGCCGCGCCGTGA
- a CDS encoding cobalamin-dependent protein (Presence of a B(12) (cobalamin)-binding domain implies dependence on cobalamin itself, in one of its several forms, or in some unusual lineages, dependence on a cobalamin-like analog.), translating to MRVLLVKPPPVKNSEVENVLEPLELLSLAGALEGHEVHLCDLRVEAGPFERKLRDLAPDLVGFTCLIMDVPAVLAMSRQVREIAPAAVVVVGGHHPTHCPQDFNVPSIDAIVLGMGEQALRDILVAAGAGRDFRDVPGLALPGEGAVHFTAPRHHPASLDELPFPDRRVPGYRPERYKVFGLMKMQSVNTSRGCTARCKFCLVWQEMRRVCLHKSAGRIFAEIQRIGPEVPLVGFVDPHSFVDGADRMNELAGLIERAGLKKRYVMSLRSSSVVKYPEQIARWAKLGLSAVSIGLEAITDSRLAALRKGQNAQTGDRALRILADNGIHVIANFIVSQDFTRADFDQLQRYVYDNRLQSLRFSILTPLPGSELWEEVKHLVRSRDPEHYDLLHSVLPTLLPDREFHREVLMLYRRSYSWRHWLRVTGSHWAFRLGLSKRRVPKLLGAAMVVYMKYKLAKIQRNHVAFREAGTA from the coding sequence GTGAGGGTCCTGCTGGTCAAGCCGCCTCCGGTCAAGAACTCCGAGGTCGAGAACGTCCTGGAGCCCCTCGAACTCCTCTCCCTGGCGGGTGCCCTCGAAGGGCACGAGGTCCACCTTTGCGACCTCCGCGTGGAGGCCGGGCCGTTCGAGCGGAAGCTCCGGGATCTCGCTCCCGACCTCGTGGGGTTCACCTGCCTCATCATGGACGTGCCCGCCGTGCTGGCCATGAGCCGCCAGGTCCGCGAGATCGCCCCCGCCGCGGTGGTCGTCGTGGGCGGGCACCATCCCACCCACTGCCCGCAAGATTTCAACGTGCCGAGCATCGACGCCATCGTGCTCGGGATGGGCGAGCAGGCGCTGCGCGACATCCTGGTCGCGGCCGGCGCCGGGCGAGACTTCCGCGACGTCCCGGGGCTGGCCCTTCCCGGCGAGGGAGCGGTGCACTTCACGGCGCCGCGGCACCATCCCGCGAGCCTGGACGAACTGCCCTTTCCGGACCGCCGCGTGCCTGGCTACCGCCCCGAGCGCTACAAGGTCTTCGGCCTCATGAAGATGCAGTCGGTCAACACCTCGCGGGGCTGCACCGCCCGCTGCAAGTTCTGCCTCGTCTGGCAAGAGATGCGGCGCGTCTGCCTCCACAAGAGCGCGGGCCGGATCTTCGCCGAGATCCAGCGCATCGGTCCCGAGGTTCCGCTGGTGGGCTTCGTGGATCCTCACTCCTTCGTCGATGGCGCCGATCGGATGAACGAGCTTGCCGGCCTCATCGAGCGTGCCGGGCTGAAGAAGCGCTACGTGATGTCGCTCCGGTCGAGTTCCGTCGTGAAGTACCCCGAACAGATCGCGCGCTGGGCGAAACTCGGCCTGAGCGCCGTGTCGATCGGTCTCGAGGCCATCACCGACTCGCGCCTGGCGGCGCTGCGCAAGGGGCAGAACGCCCAGACGGGCGACCGGGCGCTCCGGATCCTCGCCGACAACGGCATCCACGTGATCGCGAACTTCATCGTGAGCCAGGACTTCACCCGCGCCGACTTCGACCAGCTCCAGCGCTACGTCTACGACAACCGGCTCCAGTCGCTCCGCTTCTCCATCCTCACGCCGCTGCCGGGCTCGGAGCTGTGGGAGGAAGTCAAGCACCTGGTGCGGTCGCGCGACCCCGAGCACTACGATCTCCTGCATTCCGTGCTTCCCACCTTGCTTCCCGACAGGGAGTTCCACCGCGAGGTCCTGATGCTGTATCGCCGGAGCTACAGCTGGCGCCACTGGCTGCGGGTCACGGGGAGCCACTGGGCCTTTCGCCTGGGTCTGAGCAAGCGGCGCGTCCCCAAGCTCCTGGGCGCCGCGATGGTCGTGTACATGAAGTACAAGCTGGCGAAGATCCAGCGAAATCACGTCGCATTCCGCGAAGCCGGGACCGCATGA